The following proteins are co-located in the Triticum aestivum cultivar Chinese Spring chromosome 1A, IWGSC CS RefSeq v2.1, whole genome shotgun sequence genome:
- the LOC123181952 gene encoding zinc finger protein AEBP2, translating to MADHSDGPAVDIVREDPDEEEEEEEEEEGEGFTFAAAARVGDGCAIGPVYLVFGRPRSPAEEEVEEDAGTATVRVPLRQLLLEERGSSSSSGKRPDDDGGEDDELDGVPVETYCLWSPGTSPSPSPSPSRCQKSGSTGSVLRWRQRLQVGRSQSDGKEKFVFLQAQQDAAGSPGSRGGTGTGEPRGRGGVHGWSHRGRGGSGRGSPGRRASTFLPYKQDLLGLFANAGAFRRSYHPF from the coding sequence ATGGCGGATCACAGCGACGGCCCGGCTGTCGACATTGTTCGAGAAGAtccagacgaggaggaggaggaggaggaggaggaggagggggaggggttcACGTTCGCGGCGGCCGCGCGTGTGGGCGACGGGTGCGCGATCGGGCCCGTGTACCTGGTCTTCGGCCGCCCGCGTTcgccggcggaggaggaggtggaggaggatgcCGGCACGGCGACCGTGCGGGTGCCGCTGAGGCAGCTCCTCCTGGAGGAGCGAgggtcctcgtcgtcgtcggggaAACGGCCGGACGACGacggaggagaagacgacgagcTCGACGGGGTGCCGGTGGAGACCTACTGCCTGTGGTCGCCCGGGacctcgccgtccccgtccccgtcgccgtcgcggTGCCAGAAGAGCGGGTCGACCGGGTCGGTCCTGCGGTGGCGCCAGCGGCTGCAGGTGGGGCGGAGCCAAAGCGACGGCAAGGAGAAGTTCGTGTTCCTGCAGGCACAACAggacgccgccggctcccccggcAGCAGGGGAGGGACGGGGACCGGCGAGCCGCGCGGCCGGGGAGGAGTCCACGGCTGGAGCCACCGCGGCAGAGGGGGCAGCGGCAGGGGGAGCCCTGGGCGCAGGGCGTCGACGTTCCTCCCGTACAAGCAGGACCTCCTCGGGCTCTTTGCCAACGCCGGCGCCTTCCGCCGGAGCTACCACCCCTTCTGA